The nucleotide window AGGCCGCCTGGTGCGAGTCATCGCCCACCGCGAATGGGAGGCCGCCTCCGAGGGGCTCGAAGGGCTCTTCGTGGAAACAGTGATATGAGGAACATCGCCATACTCGCTTTGACCGGCTGGCAGGAGAACCTGCGCCGCCGGTTCTATCTCCTCTCCTTGGCCTTCGCCGGCGTGTTCCTCTATATGAGCTTGATCCTGGGCGTGCTGGCGGTGGAGCAGGAGAACCGGGTCCTGCTCGACTTCGGCCTGGGCTTCATCGAGCTCATGGGCTTGGCCGGCGCCCTTTACGGCTCCACCACCATCGTGCTGCGCGAGATGGAGACCAAGACCGTCTATCTGGTCCTGACCCGGCCGGTGGGCCGCGGCGAGTACATCCTGGGACGCTTCCTGGGCCTCATGCTCTCGGTGCTGGCGTCCATGGCGCTCATGGCGGCTTTCCACCTCTGCATCCTGTGGGCGAAAGGCTGGCGCGGTCCCGAGCCTTATGCCGCGGCCTTCCTGGGAGCGTACTTGAAGGTGCTGGTCACGGCCGCTTTGACCACGTTCGTGGCGCTCTTCTCATCCTCGGCCTTGACCGCGGGAGTCATCTCTTGCGTGGCCTGGACCTTGGGACATTTCCTCCCGGAGATCCGCTTCCTCGTCAGCCATGGGGCCTCCCGGGCCGCGGTCGCGCCTCTCTTCGCGCTCTCCTATGTCGTGCCCGACCTGCAGCTCTTCAACCTTCGCGATCGCGTCGCCGCCGTCTCTTTGGCCGCGCCGGAGGCGGGCCTGGCCTGGT belongs to Elusimicrobiota bacterium and includes:
- a CDS encoding ABC transporter permease; translation: MRNIAILALTGWQENLRRRFYLLSLAFAGVFLYMSLILGVLAVEQENRVLLDFGLGFIELMGLAGALYGSTTIVLREMETKTVYLVLTRPVGRGEYILGRFLGLMLSVLASMALMAAFHLCILWAKGWRGPEPYAAAFLGAYLKVLVTAALTTFVALFSSSALTAGVISCVAWTLGHFLPEIRFLVSHGASRAAVAPLFALSYVVPDLQLFNLRDRVAAVSLAAPEAGLAWWLGYAAIYSAVWLALAWGLLRRKEF